From Nocardia sp. NBC_00416:
CGGCCCGCTCCACGGCCGGCCGACAGCCCACCCGGGGCTTGCGGTAAGACCCCGGTGTTCCCGCATACTCGTCGGCCGAAGCCGTAACCTGCAGAAACTGGAGCGGCGAGGTGGGCGTTGTCATCGACGACCCGGTGCGCCGGAACATGACAGACTGCGAGAGGAGTGGCCGGTGGCGGACACCGAGGTGATCATCGTGGGCGCGGGGCCGGCCGGTCTGATGCTGGCCGCCGAACTGCGCCTGGCGGGCATTCGGCCGCTGGTGCTGGAGCGTCACCCCGAGCATCGCGACACACACAAGGCCAACGGTCTCGGTGGGCAGATCCTGGAACTGCTGCGCTACCGGGGTTTGCTGGAGCGACTGGAAGCGGCCGCGACCGGTCCGAGCCATCCGGCTCCCCGATATCCGTTCGGCGATGTGCACCTGGACTTCTCGGGTCTGGCGGAGCCCCCGCTCCGGGGCCTGACCCTGCCGCAACCGCAACTCGAGCGGCTGCTCGCCGAACACGCGGGCGAACTCGGCGCCGAGGTCCGCCGCGGTCACGAAGTGGTGGGGGTGAGCCAGGACGCCGAGACGGTGACCGCGCAGGTACGCGGCCCGGACGGCACCTACCCGGTGACGGCCGCCTACCTGGTGGGCTGCGACGGTGGGCACAGCCGGGTTCGTGAGATGGCGGGTATCGCGTTCCCGGGCCTCACCTATCCCGAGGTCAACCGGCTGGGCCAGGTCACGCTGCCCGATTCGGTCATCCGGCTCGACAACGGTGACCTCGAAGTCCCCGGACCGGGCCGGATCGGTGCGGGCTTCACCCGGACCGACCACGGTGTATTCGGATTCGGGCCGCTCACCGACGAGGTCCTGCTCGTCCTGACCACCGAGACCGACCCCACCGAAATCGACGACGAGCCGATGAGCCTGACCGAGTTCCAGGACAGTATTCGGCGCGTACTCGGTGCGGACCTCCCACTGGGTGAGGTGATCCGGCTGTCGCGCTACCAGTTCCAGGCGCGGCAGGCCGAGCGATACCGCGACGGGCGGATCCTGCTGGCCGGTGACGCGGCCCATCTGTTCCCCGCCACGGGCGTGGGACTCAACGCGGGCATGCTCGACACGGTCGATCTGGCCTGGAAGCTGGCCGCCGATATCGACGGCTGGGCACCGGCCGGCCTGCTGGACACCTACCACGAGGAACGGCACTACGCCGGCGCCCGCACGCTGCTCCAAACCCAGGCTCAGGTAGCGCTGCGGCGGGACGAGGACCCGGCCGCCCGAGCGCTGCGCGAGGTGTTCCTGGAACTGCTCGTCGACGAGCAGCCGCTGCGCCGCCTGGGATCTCTCATCGCCGGGACCGATCTCCGCTACCCGATGCCCAATCCCAACCAGCACCCGTTGACCGGCACTTTCGCGCCGGATCTGACCCTGCGGATCGATCAGCGGGTCACCAGCGTCGCCGAACTGATGCCCGCCGCACGTCCTGTCCTGCTCGATCTCGCCGACCGTCCGGAACTCCGCGAGATCGCCGACGAGTGGGCGGGACGGGTCGACATCCGCACTGCCGAAACCGACGCCCGCCCGGCCGACGCCCTACTGATCCGGCCGGACGCCCATATCGCCTGGGCCGCGACGGTCGGCGAGCCCGGCGGCATCGCCGCGCTCGCATTGCGTGAGGCGCTCTCGTATTGGTTCGGGGAGCCGGTGAAAACCACAGTGCCCCTGAGCGATCGGCCGACCTGACCTGCTCGGGGGGTGAGTACCGGGTGACCTCTGCAGTCGGAACGGCGAGAGGCCGGGCGAGGAAGCGATCCCCGCCCGGCGCGCCCGAACAGCGGCTGAGCAAGTTCCCGTTCAGCCCTTGACGCAGAGCACCTGCCGCAGCGTCGCCACCACATCGACCAGATCGCGCTGGGCGTCGATCACCTCGTCGATGTTCTTGTACGCGGCCGGGATCTCGTCCACCACGCCCGCGTCCTTGCGCGATTCCACACCCTCGGTCTGGGCGATCAGATCCCGGACGGTGAACTGCCGCTTGGCCGCGTTGCGGCTCATCCGGCGGCCCGCGCCGTGCGAGGCGGACTGGAACGACGCCGGGTTGCCCTTACCGCGCACCACATAGGAGCGGGTACCCATCGAACCCGGGATCAGCGCCATATCTCCCGCGCCCGCCCGGACCGCGCCCTTACGGGTCACCAGCATCGGAATCCCGTCGATCTTCTCCTCCGCGACATAGTTGTGGTGGCAGGAGATCGGCGTATCGAAGCACACCTCCCGGGTCGGGAACTGGTCCCGCACCGCCTGGGATACCAGTGCGAGCATGACTGCGCGGTTGCGCGCCGCGTACTCCTGGGCCCAGGTGAGATCGCGCCGGTAGGCCGCCATCTCCGGGGTGTTCGCCAAGAACACCGCCAGATCGCGGTCGACCAGATTCCGGTTGTGCGGCAGTCCGCGGGCCACGGCCATATGGCGCTCGGCCAGTTCCTTGCCGATATTGCGGCTGCCCGAATGCAACAGGATCCACACTTGATCGTCCTGGTCCAGGCACACCTCGATGAAATGATTTCCGCCGCCCAGCGAACCCATCTGCTTGTGCGCCTTGGATTCCCGCGGCGCCACGGCCTCGTCGAGGTCGCCGAAGGCCGACCAGAACCGGTCCCAGCCGGTGCGCAGGGTCGTGGTGGCGACGCCGGACGGGCCGGGCGCCAGCTTGCGCACCTGTACCGGGTGCTGATGCGCGGCGAAACCGACCGGCACCGCCGCCTCGATCGCCGAACGCAGCGCTCGCAGATCGTCGGGGAGGTCGGCGGCGGTCAGGTCGGTGCGCACGCTCTCCATCCCGCACCCGATATCGACTCCTACGGCGGCCGGTGCGACCGCGTCGCGCATGGCGATCACCGAACCGACCGTGGCGCCCTTCCCGAGGTGCACATCCGGCATGACACGGACGCCGTGGACCCATTCCAGCCGCGCGATATTGCGCAGCTGTTGCAACGCCGCGTCGTCGATCTCGTGCTCGTCGGCCCACATCAACGTCCGTGCCCGGGTTCCGGACAGCTCGACGGGAAACATTGTCTCGACCCTTCTATTCGGAGCGGACCGTTGTCCGCCGCCGTAATTCACGGTAGGCCGCGGCAAACCGAATAGCATTCGAATTTCCGGTGCGGCTCACGTTCCGGCGGCCAGGATGGAATCGATAT
This genomic window contains:
- a CDS encoding RtcB family protein; this encodes MFPVELSGTRARTLMWADEHEIDDAALQQLRNIARLEWVHGVRVMPDVHLGKGATVGSVIAMRDAVAPAAVGVDIGCGMESVRTDLTAADLPDDLRALRSAIEAAVPVGFAAHQHPVQVRKLAPGPSGVATTTLRTGWDRFWSAFGDLDEAVAPRESKAHKQMGSLGGGNHFIEVCLDQDDQVWILLHSGSRNIGKELAERHMAVARGLPHNRNLVDRDLAVFLANTPEMAAYRRDLTWAQEYAARNRAVMLALVSQAVRDQFPTREVCFDTPISCHHNYVAEEKIDGIPMLVTRKGAVRAGAGDMALIPGSMGTRSYVVRGKGNPASFQSASHGAGRRMSRNAAKRQFTVRDLIAQTEGVESRKDAGVVDEIPAAYKNIDEVIDAQRDLVDVVATLRQVLCVKG
- a CDS encoding FAD-dependent monooxygenase yields the protein MADTEVIIVGAGPAGLMLAAELRLAGIRPLVLERHPEHRDTHKANGLGGQILELLRYRGLLERLEAAATGPSHPAPRYPFGDVHLDFSGLAEPPLRGLTLPQPQLERLLAEHAGELGAEVRRGHEVVGVSQDAETVTAQVRGPDGTYPVTAAYLVGCDGGHSRVREMAGIAFPGLTYPEVNRLGQVTLPDSVIRLDNGDLEVPGPGRIGAGFTRTDHGVFGFGPLTDEVLLVLTTETDPTEIDDEPMSLTEFQDSIRRVLGADLPLGEVIRLSRYQFQARQAERYRDGRILLAGDAAHLFPATGVGLNAGMLDTVDLAWKLAADIDGWAPAGLLDTYHEERHYAGARTLLQTQAQVALRRDEDPAARALREVFLELLVDEQPLRRLGSLIAGTDLRYPMPNPNQHPLTGTFAPDLTLRIDQRVTSVAELMPAARPVLLDLADRPELREIADEWAGRVDIRTAETDARPADALLIRPDAHIAWAATVGEPGGIAALALREALSYWFGEPVKTTVPLSDRPT